Part of the Acidobacteriota bacterium genome is shown below.
CGTCATTCGCTCTCGTCATGCCTTACCGACATCGCGTCCTGACCATGCTGTTCCTGCTGTCGATGGTCACGTACCTCGACCGCGTGTGTATCGCCGTCGCGGGACCGGAGATGCAGAAGGACCTCGGCCTGTCGCCCTCGCAATGGGGCTGGGTCGTCGGCATCTTCGCGCTCTCGTATGCGTTGTTCGAGATTCCCTCCGGCGCGCTCGGCGATCGCATCGGTCCGCGTCGCGTGCTCACGCGCATCGTGGTGTGGTGGTCGGCGTTCACGAGCCTGACCGGCATGGTCTCGAACTACTACGTGCTGCTGGCCACGCGCTTCGCGTTCGGCATGGGAGAGGCAGGCGCGTATCCAAACAGCTCGTCGAGCATCTCGCGCTGGTTCCCGCAGGCCGAACGCGCGCGCGCGCACGGCACCGTGTGGATGGCGAGTCGCGTCGGCGGTGCACTCACGCCACTGCTCGTCGTGCCCATCGTCGCCGCGTACGGGTGGCGCATGGCGTTCTACCTGTTCGGCTTCATCGGTATCGTGTGGGCCGTGGCCTGGTACTGGTGGTATCGCGACTATCCCACGGAGATGCCGGGCGTGACCGCCGAGGAGATCGCACACATCGGCGATTCATCGGCACGCCGCGAGCATCACGGCCTGCCGTGGGCGTCTGTCGTGAAGAGCCCGAACTTCTGGATCATCCTGCTGATGTACCACGCGTACTGCTGGGGGGCGTATTTCTACGTGTCGTGGATGCCCACGTATCTGCGGCTCGGACGGGGCTTCACCGCCGACGAGATGAAGATCTACGCGATGCTG
Proteins encoded:
- a CDS encoding MFS transporter; the encoded protein is MPYRHRVLTMLFLLSMVTYLDRVCIAVAGPEMQKDLGLSPSQWGWVVGIFALSYALFEIPSGALGDRIGPRRVLTRIVVWWSAFTSLTGMVSNYYVLLATRFAFGMGEAGAYPNSSSSISRWFPQAERARAHGTVWMASRVGGALTPLLVVPIVAAYGWRMAFYLFGFIGIVWAVAWYWWYRDYPTEMPGVTAEEIAHIGDSSARREHHGLPWASVVKSPNFWIILLMYHAYCWGAYFYVSWMPTYLRLGRGFTADEMKIYAMLPFVAGALGNLLGGAVSDVLVRRSGLRNGRRFVAAAGLAASALCLFGTAIVDDRLMAVALLTLGYFSMDCMLPVSWAVCVDVGRRHAGAMTGAMNSAGQIGSFLSSIAFGMLVDAFGGRYDVPLILFSGCLLVSAILFMRIDASEPLVPENAPAQEVGATA